The segment TTGGACCTGCAGCACTTACAAGTGCGTTAACTGCATCAGGTGTTATCATCACAACTGCATCTGTTTTTATTCCCTTGTTGTACTCAACTATTTCCTGTGCCTGTTGGGCACCTTCCTCAGTGCTTACACCGTACAAAGAATCGTGAAGCAGTAACTTACCTGAACCCAATGATGATGGTTCAGCTGCTGTTGGATGTCTCAGCCCTCCAGGATATATTGCTGTTGTATTTTTAACGTTGCCGTCAACAAGGTTAATTGCAAATGCCATGTCAACAGACCCTATACCCTGAGTGCCCTGGTCCTCTGTTGGATCATCACACAACAAAAGGATGGTGTGGTTTCCCCTCATAACATTTGTTTCCCCTGGCTGTTCATACTCATACACAATGAAAGCTGCCACTGCAGCCAAGAGTATTAACATAACAACCAGACCTTTCTTTAAGCCTGACTTAAAATTGTGCCCTTTACTTGCATTCTTTGTAACGGCTTCATCGTTCACGTAGTAGACCCCTTCATCGTGGCCTTTGATGTACTTAATTCTGCTTATAATGGCTCCTAATGAAAAAATCAGGGCAAAAACTGACATGCCTGCGACTAAAAATCTTAGATCGACTTCCAGTAGGAAGTACTTCAGGACAATGGCGATGATCAGCGTAAACACTGCACTGAGTTCTAAAATCAGCACAGGCTTTTTTAAGATGTTCCTACAACCCTCATGGGGGTAAAGTATTGCTGTTAAGCTATAACCTAAAAGTAGAAAGATCAGTATTAATGTGCTGTTTAAAAGAAATTTGCTCTGGGAAAGTATTGTTGCCGTGATACAGACGATCGCCACTAAAAGAATTAGTCCCAGGTCTTTGGTTGATAACTGTTTCATCTTAATTACTCCAAATAAAAACTTGAATTATTTATTAATTTTAATTTATTTATTAATTTTCTGCAGAAGATTTATGTTCTGATCTTAAAACATAAATAGCTATGTTTTGAACTTAAATTTTAGTGGGTGGATACTGAATAAAAATATACAACAAATATTTTAGATTACAAATATTTTAGATTATATATTATTTCCCCTTTTAACATGAAACAGTGGAGATGCAAAAAAATGGAATCCAAAGAAGTGAAAATAACAGAACAGGATGTTATTGATGTGATACATGTTTTTGATAAGGTTCCTTCCCTCATCTTGAGGGGATTTGTGTCCAGAAATGCGAACGTTGTAAAATCCTTCAAAAACCAGATAGATTCATATAAAAACAAATTATCCGAAGAGGATATTGCAAAGGTGGCTAAAGTCATTGAGATGCAAGTTCCAGAACTCCAGGAACTAATGAATAATGTATATAAAAAAACCCATAAAAAGCAGTTGAAGATACTTTCAGATCCCAAGGCAGAGCCTTTTATCACCAAAAACCTGAAGGAGCTTAAAAACGTATTGGATTTATAGTGGTCAGATGGATTTAGAGGTGAAATCAGGTTCAAAAACACAGTTTCCATTCAATCCCCATCCATTTAAACCCTTTTTTCGTACTCCATTTCACTGAAACTGATTTTAAATTCTGTTCCATTGTTTCTTATGAGTTCCATACTGCCCTCAATCTGCCTTACTAAACTGTTGACAAGCTGCAGACCCAGTGTTTCCGCGTTTTCAGGTTCAATACCTTCAGGTAAACCTGTACCGTTATCTGCAATTTTTAAAATGTATGCTCCACCATTGGATTTTAAGCTGACCTCAATTTTACCTTTTCTACCCTTTGGAAATGCATATTTCAGGCTGTTTGTAACAAGCTCGTTGATGATGAGACCGCAGGGTATTGCTGTGTCAATACTGATATTTGATTCTTCAAGATCAAATTTGGGTTCAATTATCTCCCCATTTATTCCATAAGAGTAGAATAAATTTGAAAGAAGTCTTTCCAGGTACTCCTTGAAGTTTATGTTGGTAAGGTTGGGGGATCTGTACAGTTCTTCATGCACAATTGCCATGGTTTTGATCCGGTTTTTACTTTCCATTAAAACATCCAAAGTTTCCTCATCTTCTATGTAATGGCTTTGAAGGTTAAGAAGGCTTGATATGATTTGAAGGTTATTTTTAACCCTGTGATGTATTTCCCTTAGAAGTACCTCCTTTTCATGCAGGGAATCATTTATGATCCGTTCGTTTTCCTTTTGTGGGCTGATGTCACGGCTGCTGCATATGAAACCTTTGAACTCATTCTCATTGAAGATAGGCTTTTTAATGGTTTCAACCCAAACATTTTCCCCATCCGCTTTTTTGTACCTGCACTCCACCCTGGCACTTGACCTGTTTTCAATTGCCCTTTCAACAGTCTCTTTAACTTTATCCACATCATCTGGATGGATGTAATCAAAGAAATCATTTCCCAGCATGTCCTGGGCAGTGTAACCAAGGAATGGTTGGGAAGAGTTGCTAACGAACTTGTATTCAAATTCATTGTTGGACTCTGTTACGAGATCCATCATGTTGGAGGATATGAAACGGAGCTGGGCCTCACTTTCCTCAATCAATTCCTTGCTTTTTTCCAAATCTTTCTGGGTTTTTTTGAGTTCATCCAGGGATATAAGTTCTCTGATGACCACAAGAGCAACTAATATTCCAACACACATAATTAAAACTTGGCTGGGAGTTTTTAATAGTAACAATATGCTGTAGGTTACGAGAACAGTTATGAATGGAATGTAAGATACCCAGTTGCTTGTTTCAAGAAATTTATTGAGGGATTGAATTGGTTTTGAATCAAAATTCACATTTTTAATGAATGATATTCCTGCCAAGAATGTGAAGGAAGAGGTTATCATGTATAAAACGCAGCTAACCCATGTGTAAACACTGTTTGGATCCACTACATTGTAGGAGAACAGGACATCCCCTACTATCTGTGAAACAACAGTTCCAAAGAATAGAACAATTGTTAATTCAGAGATTTTCTGGCTTCTGTTAATAAGGAGGGTTAATATGGAAAAGAGAATTAAAATATCCATGAATAAGTACAGTATCCTCTCAATGGATGCTGAGAGACTGTGACTTTGAAGTGAAGGTTCTATCAAGAGGAACCAGATTAAAAAGAAAGCTGCAAGCATTAAAATAATTATATCAATTAAATTTTTAGTTTTTAATTTGAAGGGCCTTTTTATGAACATGAAAAACCCTGCAATGAAGAAGGGATAGTTGATCATGAATAGATCATCTGTAATATACAGGAGGGGCATGTTTGGATAAATCGCCAAAATTAGATAGGCCATTTCTGCAGTGGCATAGATCAATTGGCCTAAAAGAATAAAAAGCCAGGGGATCCAGCTTTCCCTTCTATTATTAAATGCCCAGTACGTTGTGTAAATCAGGACTGAAACTGTGAGCAAATTGATTAGAACTATTCCTAAACTGGAAAAGAGGTAGGATGATGAATGGTTTAAACCTACGTAAAGAGGTAAAATTGATAAAAAGATCAAAGAAAATGATAAGATAATTATAAAAGGGTTCAATTCTTTTATTTTATTGTACTCATGCATTCAAATGCCTCAAACCTCATTTTGAAGTTCCAAAACTGCTTTAAAGTTTTATGTCAATCAGTGTAAGTTTTATGTCAATCAGTGTAAGTTTCATGTCAATCAGTGTAAGTGACATTTTTATATATTATAAAAAAACTTTTTTTCAAACACTTTCGTTCACTTTTTGCCTAGAGGGATGTTTTATCTAATTTTTGTTGGGTATATACAGATTGGACGGATTCAGTACTTAAATCCAATTTTTTAAGCTTTTAAACTTCAATTTTTAGAATTGTAAATTTAATGTAATATAGTTTTCTGAATACCATAATATTTTATTACTGGAAGTAGGGCATGCAAAGATCTCAATAAAATACAACCAATAACTAATAAAAAGAACTGTTTAGGAATGAACTAACCCCTGAATTTTATCTTAAATTCACTGTCCCTTTTTTTTTGTTGAGTTTTGTATCCCACACAAAAAGGCAAAAATTTTGACGAGTTAATAGTGAACCTTCCCGAACTTGATGCTCAGTGTCCGTTCCATGTTTGCCATGAGAACAGCTGTTGCAATGGAGTTCAGCTTTGATTCAGCTGTGTCTGCTCTGGAGGTCATCACAACTGGTGCACTTGCCCCAACAACAACTCCTGCAAGACTGTCACCTGTGAGGTAAACATGGGCCTTCCCAAGCATGTTACCTGCCTCAATGGAGGGCACAACAATTATATCTGCCTTACCTGCCACGGGGCCTGTGATGCCCTTATGTTTTGCAGCACTGGGACTTATGGCGTTGTCCAATGCGAAGGGACCGTCTATGATTTTACCGCTGAACTGACCTCGCTGGCTCATCTTTGCAAGGACTGAAGCATCTATGGTTGAGGGCATTTTAGGGTTTGCAAGCTCAACAGCAGTTGTAACAGCCACTTTAGGTTCTTCAATTTCAAATATATTGGCAAGGTAAATGGCATTCAATATTATACTGGCCTTCGTGTC is part of the Methanobacterium aggregans genome and harbors:
- a CDS encoding DUF4012 domain-containing protein, with the protein product MKQLSTKDLGLILLVAIVCITATILSQSKFLLNSTLILIFLLLGYSLTAILYPHEGCRNILKKPVLILELSAVFTLIIAIVLKYFLLEVDLRFLVAGMSVFALIFSLGAIISRIKYIKGHDEGVYYVNDEAVTKNASKGHNFKSGLKKGLVVMLILLAAVAAFIVYEYEQPGETNVMRGNHTILLLCDDPTEDQGTQGIGSVDMAFAINLVDGNVKNTTAIYPGGLRHPTAAEPSSLGSGKLLLHDSLYGVSTEEGAQQAQEIVEYNKGIKTDAVVMITPDAVNALVSAAGP
- a CDS encoding sensor histidine kinase; the encoded protein is MPLLYITDDLFMINYPFFIAGFFMFIKRPFKLKTKNLIDIIILMLAAFFLIWFLLIEPSLQSHSLSASIERILYLFMDILILFSILTLLINRSQKISELTIVLFFGTVVSQIVGDVLFSYNVVDPNSVYTWVSCVLYMITSSFTFLAGISFIKNVNFDSKPIQSLNKFLETSNWVSYIPFITVLVTYSILLLLKTPSQVLIMCVGILVALVVIRELISLDELKKTQKDLEKSKELIEESEAQLRFISSNMMDLVTESNNEFEYKFVSNSSQPFLGYTAQDMLGNDFFDYIHPDDVDKVKETVERAIENRSSARVECRYKKADGENVWVETIKKPIFNENEFKGFICSSRDISPQKENERIINDSLHEKEVLLREIHHRVKNNLQIISSLLNLQSHYIEDEETLDVLMESKNRIKTMAIVHEELYRSPNLTNINFKEYLERLLSNLFYSYGINGEIIEPKFDLEESNISIDTAIPCGLIINELVTNSLKYAFPKGRKGKIEVSLKSNGGAYILKIADNGTGLPEGIEPENAETLGLQLVNSLVRQIEGSMELIRNNGTEFKISFSEMEYEKRV
- a CDS encoding phosphate butyryltransferase, whose protein sequence is MITNFRQVFEKIKSYPKKQISVAVAQDPTVLEAVIKAQKLDMADYILVGNKRQIIEIAEDNGFDIQKDKIFNEPNNLKAIKKSVELVSSNRADILMKGMVHTDDFLRGVLDREVGLRTGKIMSHVNVLESSSLDRLLFVTDGAMNINPDLDTKASIILNAIYLANIFEIEEPKVAVTTAVELANPKMPSTIDASVLAKMSQRGQFSGKIIDGPFALDNAISPSAAKHKGITGPVAGKADIIVVPSIEAGNMLGKAHVYLTGDSLAGVVVGASAPVVMTSRADTAESKLNSIATAVLMANMERTLSIKFGKVHY